One Luoshenia tenuis DNA window includes the following coding sequences:
- a CDS encoding DUF4422 domain-containing protein: MSDIKIFISCNRESYVPQHPLLYPIQTGAANADCRFEGMLHDDEGEDQISQRNTTYCELTAQYWVWKHMDADYYGFMHNRRYISFSKEHLKEDMYGNVVMGMIDAAALDKLGYQPDNMRRMIEGNDIVALAPLDISKCTWLPKDQRTVRGQYASGQQHDTGDLDLLISILREKYPDYAQDAVNYLNGDKGYYLNMYIMRKEHFNAYSAWLFDVLDAFSAKQDYTNFSNYEMRKCGFIAERLFGIYFTHLLRTRPDLKVRYLQNSFFSSLDKPYLEPAFDEHNVPVVMASSNEYVPFLGVLLSSIIANASGENNYDIIILSNGISPTNRQILEMVLEKRLNFALRFIEVSQILTSSDLPSKHHISVTTHARYMLTEFLPNYHKVLYLDSDIVADVDIAELYHTDIEDYMVGAVRDTVVAGWYKMPGHPQKQYMDTVLKMRDPFNYFNAGVLLMNLDAMRARFSAKDLLDLACDDKWMWLDQDVLNSICDGRVKWLSQEWNVMAHADLNPYAKPEGFAPKWLQDAYNKAKEKPKLIHYAGRAIPCYAPDADLYWIFWRYARQTQFYEQLLFFLAQEAGELQKRKEQQQALLSRQNKLLYRFLRSVKRGIMPAINWVLPQHSARRDKVVKAYRRMRGIPENGYQI, translated from the coding sequence ATGAGCGATATCAAGATTTTTATTTCCTGTAATCGGGAGAGTTATGTGCCCCAGCATCCGCTGCTGTACCCCATACAGACAGGCGCGGCCAATGCCGACTGCCGTTTTGAGGGCATGTTGCACGATGATGAGGGAGAGGATCAGATATCGCAGCGCAATACCACGTATTGTGAGCTTACAGCCCAGTATTGGGTGTGGAAGCACATGGATGCCGATTATTATGGCTTCATGCATAATCGCCGTTATATCTCGTTTTCAAAGGAACACTTGAAAGAAGATATGTATGGCAATGTCGTCATGGGGATGATCGACGCAGCCGCACTGGACAAGTTGGGCTACCAGCCCGACAATATGCGCCGAATGATCGAAGGGAACGATATTGTGGCGCTGGCGCCGCTGGATATCAGCAAGTGTACCTGGCTGCCCAAGGATCAACGCACAGTGCGCGGACAATACGCATCGGGCCAGCAGCACGATACGGGTGACCTGGACCTGCTGATTTCAATCCTGCGCGAAAAATACCCCGATTATGCGCAGGATGCAGTCAATTACCTTAATGGCGATAAGGGCTATTACCTCAATATGTATATCATGCGCAAGGAACATTTTAATGCCTACAGCGCATGGCTTTTTGATGTGCTGGATGCGTTTAGCGCTAAACAGGATTATACAAACTTTTCTAATTATGAGATGCGCAAATGCGGCTTTATTGCAGAGCGGCTATTTGGTATTTACTTTACGCATTTGCTGCGCACCCGGCCAGATTTAAAGGTGCGCTATCTGCAAAACAGTTTTTTTTCCAGTTTGGACAAGCCTTATCTTGAACCCGCGTTTGACGAGCATAACGTGCCGGTCGTCATGGCGTCGAGCAACGAGTATGTCCCCTTTTTGGGCGTGTTGCTCAGCTCGATCATTGCCAATGCCAGCGGGGAAAATAACTATGATATTATCATATTGAGCAACGGCATCAGCCCCACGAACCGTCAAATATTAGAAATGGTGCTGGAAAAACGGCTGAATTTTGCGCTGCGCTTTATCGAGGTCAGCCAGATTTTAACCAGTAGCGACCTGCCTTCCAAGCATCATATCTCGGTCACGACACACGCGCGTTATATGTTGACGGAGTTTTTACCGAACTATCATAAAGTGCTGTATCTAGATTCGGATATCGTTGCAGATGTAGATATTGCCGAGTTGTACCATACGGATATAGAGGATTATATGGTGGGCGCTGTACGGGATACAGTGGTGGCTGGCTGGTATAAAATGCCTGGGCACCCACAAAAGCAGTACATGGATACGGTGCTCAAGATGCGCGATCCCTTTAACTACTTTAATGCGGGCGTGCTGCTGATGAATTTAGACGCCATGCGCGCCAGATTTTCTGCTAAAGACCTGCTGGATCTGGCATGTGATGACAAGTGGATGTGGCTGGATCAGGATGTGCTCAACAGCATATGTGATGGACGGGTAAAATGGCTTAGTCAGGAATGGAATGTGATGGCCCATGCGGACCTTAACCCTTATGCTAAGCCGGAGGGCTTTGCGCCTAAGTGGTTGCAGGACGCATATAACAAAGCAAAGGAGAAGCCCAAACTGATTCATTATGCTGGACGCGCTATACCCTGTTATGCACCGGATGCAGATCTTTACTGGATATTTTGGAGATATGCCCGGCAAACGCAGTTTTATGAACAGTTACTCTTTTTTTTGGCGCAGGAAGCGGGCGAACTTCAAAAGCGTAAAGAGCAGCAACAGGCATTGCTAAGTAGACAAAATAAATTACTATACCGGTTTTTGCGCAGCGTTAAGCGAGGGATCATGCCGGCAATCAACTGGGTGCTGCCGCAGCATTCTGCGCGGCGTGATAAAGTGGTAAAGGCCTATCGGCGGATGCGCGGCATCCCGGAGAATGGATATCAGATTTAG
- a CDS encoding Gfo/Idh/MocA family oxidoreductase: MSLRMGIIGFGGMGNLHNRVYSAIDGVEFVAAYDIDPKRLDQAKEAGLTAYETLDAFLADDRINFVLVATPNHVHKELAIAAMRAGKNVMVEKPATITSADFEELIEVSKECGVVLTCHHNRRFDRDYLTVRKIIEDGLIGKPFAIMSSVHAKRGEMHGWRCEKQYGGGMVLDWGVHLFDQILTAFPEKKITSVFAQTASIKNPGVEDFFKVQMTMDNDLFVEVEAGTYCLKPHDRWVVFGDQGAFNIKDFACTDGGITTTDYELASQSQGDIVVLTPAGPTRTMSPLPAGAEYNTELPLIDVSEEGLVAYEDNGAVLYSRLYKNLIDVVDNGAELLVKPKDILRNIKFMEAVFESAEKGQSLTINL; the protein is encoded by the coding sequence ATGTCTCTGAGAATGGGGATCATCGGCTTCGGGGGAATGGGTAACCTGCACAATCGCGTATATAGCGCGATCGATGGGGTGGAATTTGTAGCGGCTTATGATATTGATCCAAAGCGTTTGGACCAGGCAAAAGAGGCCGGACTGACCGCTTATGAGACACTGGACGCGTTCCTGGCGGATGACCGGATCAATTTCGTACTGGTCGCCACGCCTAACCATGTGCATAAAGAGCTGGCGATCGCGGCGATGCGCGCCGGCAAGAACGTAATGGTGGAAAAACCCGCGACCATCACCTCGGCCGATTTTGAGGAGCTGATCGAAGTTTCCAAAGAGTGCGGCGTGGTGCTGACCTGCCACCATAACCGCCGTTTTGACCGGGATTATCTCACGGTCCGCAAGATCATTGAGGATGGCCTGATCGGCAAACCCTTCGCCATCATGAGTTCGGTTCACGCCAAACGCGGCGAGATGCACGGCTGGCGCTGCGAGAAGCAGTATGGCGGCGGCATGGTGCTGGATTGGGGCGTGCATCTGTTCGACCAGATCCTGACGGCCTTCCCCGAGAAGAAGATCACCAGCGTCTTTGCCCAGACGGCTTCCATTAAGAACCCCGGCGTAGAGGATTTCTTCAAGGTCCAGATGACCATGGACAACGATCTGTTCGTCGAGGTCGAGGCCGGTACCTACTGCCTCAAACCGCATGACCGCTGGGTGGTATTCGGCGATCAGGGCGCTTTCAACATTAAGGATTTTGCCTGCACCGATGGCGGCATCACCACTACCGATTATGAGCTGGCCAGCCAGTCTCAGGGCGATATCGTAGTGCTCACCCCCGCTGGCCCGACGCGGACCATGAGCCCGCTGCCCGCCGGCGCCGAGTACAATACCGAGCTGCCCCTCATCGATGTGAGCGAGGAAGGCCTGGTAGCGTATGAGGATAACGGCGCGGTGCTGTACTCCCGCCTGTATAAGAACCTGATCGACGTGGTGGACAATGGCGCCGAACTGCTGGTGAAGCCCAAGGACATTCTGCGCAACATCAAGTTCATGGAGGCGGTGTTCGAGTCCGCCGAGAAGGGCCAGTCCCTGACCATCAACCTGTAA
- a CDS encoding DUF3825 domain-containing protein, translated as MDIQTKHRIYELLTGAFSLGEAYPLSRIAKFLTDADIRSAAYGYPKMRALLEDLPEFLTVTPIMLGQNPQQMITLHTWTDDAPNERSSPEENFFRLVNVPAKSLAVFCNLMGLTEPEARAALEQGYKRAKSEGSLQSEGDNLAYDVGPAHIVLQKSWYAESSQPWHFSFHMQDVPARPAITDTAQTPIQRQHTAKADEHRFTEAERQEIYHVLTGQLPTGEKLHMAAVSKQLADNGYPKERYGFAKMKAFLLALGDMLTLEDQVMGGVPQSLVTIHPQAHWEQPPASQPAAHVGGSEEPPQRMDEAVFLAPKTLAILNAYLTGQEAPPAPAVIDQLRAAYEKARLEGNLEYRNDAYRFPLPFKGLEGGALFAAIKRSNSDYAGASPWYLNFAGPDRFGRAPGKILEQFAFLGAWPSFLEGLAQKALPEPWDFGEGSHKRYHILQKYIQYTFYRLQLEDKVCIAEDKSFAAFNTGLVTPHYDDLYACFEPNDEGAATAWHFVDFCTAAGRGVGKRLVDAFNPLPQPASYFERKEDLLFDLEKELHTDFDHILLDNVSRLPLPFLQEESRGIPAAQAVLEQIQSTDEAAAKRTLYSELSGVIADTPRLYNRLRNRVEDAIELAKKQVRWNFKTAIPCYFPTRNVMSLMLPLSLQYDGRADAALVVELTRSGNYQGQTILTLQQAYLDARLLCRPNSEWLNTEAQGGDALDEEEA; from the coding sequence ATGGATATACAGACCAAACACCGGATCTATGAACTGCTGACTGGGGCCTTTAGCCTGGGGGAAGCGTATCCCCTCAGCCGTATCGCCAAATTTTTAACGGACGCGGACATCCGAAGCGCAGCCTACGGCTACCCCAAAATGCGCGCGCTGTTGGAGGATCTGCCGGAATTTCTTACGGTCACGCCGATCATGCTGGGGCAAAACCCCCAGCAAATGATCACCCTCCACACCTGGACAGACGACGCCCCGAATGAACGGTCCTCTCCGGAGGAAAACTTTTTCCGTCTGGTCAATGTGCCGGCCAAGTCGCTGGCCGTATTCTGCAACCTGATGGGGCTGACCGAACCGGAGGCCCGTGCCGCATTGGAGCAGGGGTACAAGCGCGCCAAAAGCGAGGGTTCTCTGCAAAGCGAGGGCGATAATCTGGCTTATGACGTGGGGCCCGCACATATTGTGCTGCAAAAAAGCTGGTATGCTGAAAGCTCGCAGCCTTGGCATTTCTCTTTCCATATGCAGGACGTCCCGGCCCGCCCGGCGATAACGGATACGGCGCAGACGCCCATTCAGCGCCAGCATACGGCAAAGGCAGACGAGCACCGTTTTACCGAAGCGGAACGCCAGGAGATCTACCACGTACTGACCGGACAGCTGCCCACCGGCGAAAAGCTGCATATGGCCGCCGTCAGCAAGCAGCTGGCGGATAACGGATACCCTAAAGAGCGGTATGGATTTGCCAAAATGAAGGCCTTTTTGCTGGCCCTGGGCGACATGCTGACGCTGGAAGATCAGGTTATGGGCGGCGTGCCGCAAAGCCTGGTCACCATCCATCCGCAGGCGCATTGGGAGCAGCCGCCCGCATCCCAGCCCGCCGCACACGTTGGGGGATCAGAGGAGCCGCCACAGCGCATGGACGAGGCGGTCTTTCTGGCGCCTAAGACATTGGCTATCCTAAACGCCTACCTGACTGGCCAGGAAGCGCCGCCAGCCCCCGCCGTGATCGACCAGCTGCGCGCGGCTTACGAAAAGGCGCGTCTTGAAGGCAACCTGGAATACCGGAACGACGCCTACCGCTTCCCCCTGCCCTTTAAGGGACTGGAAGGCGGGGCGCTGTTTGCCGCCATTAAGCGCTCGAATAGCGACTATGCCGGCGCTTCTCCCTGGTATCTCAATTTTGCAGGGCCGGACCGGTTCGGCCGTGCCCCGGGAAAAATACTGGAACAATTCGCTTTTCTAGGGGCCTGGCCCTCCTTTTTGGAAGGCTTGGCGCAAAAAGCCCTGCCCGAGCCCTGGGATTTCGGGGAAGGCAGCCATAAGCGCTACCACATTCTGCAAAAGTACATCCAATATACCTTTTACCGCCTGCAGCTGGAAGATAAGGTATGCATTGCCGAGGATAAGAGCTTTGCCGCCTTTAATACGGGGCTTGTCACCCCGCACTATGACGATCTGTACGCCTGTTTTGAACCCAACGACGAAGGCGCGGCTACGGCCTGGCACTTTGTCGATTTTTGTACCGCAGCCGGCCGGGGCGTAGGCAAGCGCCTGGTGGACGCCTTTAACCCCCTGCCCCAGCCCGCCTCGTATTTTGAGCGCAAAGAGGACCTGCTCTTTGACCTGGAAAAGGAGCTGCATACGGACTTTGACCATATTCTGCTGGATAACGTCTCCCGCCTGCCCCTTCCCTTTTTGCAGGAGGAAAGCCGGGGCATTCCCGCGGCGCAGGCGGTACTCGAACAGATTCAAAGTACAGATGAAGCCGCAGCCAAACGTACGCTGTATAGCGAGCTAAGCGGCGTCATTGCCGATACGCCGCGATTGTATAACCGGCTGCGCAATCGGGTGGAAGACGCCATTGAACTGGCCAAAAAGCAGGTGCGCTGGAACTTTAAGACCGCCATTCCCTGCTATTTCCCCACCCGAAACGTTATGAGCCTGATGCTGCCCCTCTCTTTGCAGTATGACGGG